Proteins encoded within one genomic window of Granulicella pectinivorans:
- a CDS encoding alpha/beta fold hydrolase, with translation MKLIRTALVALVALSVVSAVRAEDPERHEFVIHHFKTEHGVVLPEAHIVFGTYGTLNAAGDNAILLPSHYMADLHGYEWLIKSDKAPHQALDTKKLFLVTTELFGNGRSSSPSNTPEPFHGPRFPVMTIRDNVNAVHQLLVEQLHVTHLRAIIGFSMGAQQAFQWAVSYPTFADRIVATSGTAKTYGHGIVRLDGQITALTADATFNGGDYTAPPAKGLEAFGVVWAGWLYSQEWWRKELWRTNTPKGTTFEQVVERFHKRFIPGADANDLILQMRTWQSNDVGMTPGFGGDTEKALASIQVPFLYMPSATDLYFPLEDARYESGFMKTGTLLPIPSLWGHTAGAGSNPADRAFLNDAIGRFLAGQAVK, from the coding sequence ATGAAGCTGATCCGTACCGCGCTCGTTGCTCTTGTTGCGCTTTCCGTCGTCTCCGCTGTGCGTGCTGAAGATCCTGAGCGGCACGAGTTCGTCATTCATCACTTCAAGACCGAGCATGGTGTCGTACTGCCCGAGGCACACATCGTCTTCGGGACGTATGGCACGCTGAATGCCGCGGGCGACAATGCGATTCTTCTTCCCTCGCACTATATGGCCGACCTGCACGGGTATGAGTGGCTGATCAAGTCGGACAAGGCTCCGCATCAGGCGCTCGATACGAAGAAACTCTTTCTTGTGACGACCGAGCTCTTCGGCAACGGACGGTCGTCGTCGCCTTCGAATACGCCGGAACCGTTCCATGGTCCGCGCTTTCCCGTGATGACGATTCGCGATAACGTGAACGCCGTGCATCAGCTTCTGGTGGAGCAGCTTCATGTGACGCATCTGCGTGCGATCATTGGCTTCTCGATGGGGGCGCAGCAGGCATTTCAATGGGCGGTCAGCTATCCCACGTTTGCCGATCGTATCGTCGCGACCTCGGGTACTGCGAAGACCTACGGCCACGGAATCGTGCGGCTCGATGGGCAGATTACTGCACTGACGGCGGATGCAACCTTCAACGGTGGCGACTACACGGCACCTCCCGCCAAGGGGCTTGAGGCGTTTGGCGTCGTGTGGGCCGGATGGCTCTACTCCCAGGAGTGGTGGCGCAAGGAGCTGTGGCGCACCAACACGCCCAAGGGCACGACCTTTGAGCAGGTCGTCGAGCGCTTTCACAAACGCTTTATCCCCGGTGCGGATGCGAACGACCTGATCCTCCAGATGCGTACCTGGCAGTCGAACGACGTGGGCATGACGCCGGGCTTCGGGGGCGATACGGAGAAGGCGCTGGCCTCGATCCAGGTGCCGTTTCTCTACATGCCCTCGGCGACGGATCTTTACTTCCCGTTGGAAGACGCGCGGTACGAGAGCGGCTTCATGAAGACGGGCACGCTGCTTCCCATTCCGTCGCTCTGGGGGCATACTGCGGGTGCGGGCAGCAATCCTGCCGACCGCGCCTTCCTGAACGATGCGATCGGCCGCTTCCTTGCCGGACAAGCGGTGAAGTAA
- a CDS encoding amidase family protein, with protein sequence MASPRIRICLMLGFLLATRLPAQGKPRFEVTETTIAETQRAIREGRTTCHQLVEAYRKRIQAYDQTTHLNTVVLLNPTALVDADKLDREFARTHRLRPLQGIAVVVKDNYDTAGLQTTAGSLALRGFVPSTDAFMVKRLREAGAIVLFKSNMAEWAFSPVLTESSIAGITRNPYDLTRVPAGSSGGTAASVAASLAEVGLGTDTGDSIRGPASHNDLVGMRPTLGLTSRDGIVPLSITADVGGPLGRTVADVAVVLGVVAGYDPADPITRGIEGKPAIDYTKSLDPHGLKGARIGVFRRYVDAPTGDPEIKALTERAIADLKAQGAEIVDPFDIPNFEEVTAKIGCGNFQADLNAYLARHAPNAQYHSAQEIYDSGLYLPSVEARFKRGLEAHPGQPNPCPDTWHDVKKIAFRKAMTDAMDANHLDAIVYPTWSNPPRKVGDLKSSGGDNNQVLSPMSGFPAITVPMGFTHGTLPAGLTLLGRAYTEPMLIRYAYAYEQATHHRQPPVAFPPLR encoded by the coding sequence TTGGCTTCCCCACGGATTCGTATCTGCCTGATGCTGGGCTTTCTGCTTGCAACGCGACTTCCCGCCCAGGGAAAGCCGCGTTTCGAGGTGACCGAGACAACGATCGCCGAGACCCAGAGGGCCATCCGCGAGGGTCGGACGACGTGTCATCAGTTGGTTGAGGCGTATCGCAAGCGCATTCAGGCGTACGACCAGACGACGCACCTGAACACTGTTGTGTTACTGAACCCTACGGCGCTGGTGGATGCGGACAAGCTGGACCGCGAGTTTGCGCGGACGCACAGGCTTCGTCCTCTGCAGGGGATTGCGGTGGTGGTGAAGGATAACTACGACACGGCTGGGCTCCAGACTACGGCGGGGTCGCTTGCGTTGCGGGGCTTTGTTCCCAGCACGGATGCGTTCATGGTGAAGCGTCTGCGGGAGGCCGGCGCGATCGTGCTGTTCAAGAGCAATATGGCGGAGTGGGCATTCAGCCCGGTGCTGACCGAGAGCTCGATCGCGGGCATTACGCGCAACCCGTACGACCTGACGCGCGTTCCGGCGGGATCGAGCGGAGGGACGGCCGCCTCGGTAGCGGCGAGCCTTGCCGAGGTGGGCCTCGGAACCGATACGGGCGACTCGATCCGTGGTCCTGCATCGCATAACGATCTGGTTGGCATGCGACCTACGCTTGGGCTTACCAGCCGAGACGGGATCGTGCCGCTTTCGATCACGGCCGATGTGGGTGGGCCGCTGGGGCGCACCGTGGCCGATGTCGCCGTTGTGCTGGGTGTCGTCGCCGGGTACGATCCGGCCGATCCGATCACGCGTGGGATCGAGGGTAAGCCGGCGATCGACTATACGAAGTCGCTCGATCCGCATGGCTTGAAAGGGGCGAGGATCGGGGTGTTTCGGCGGTATGTCGATGCGCCGACTGGCGACCCGGAGATCAAGGCGCTGACCGAGAGGGCGATCGCCGATCTGAAGGCGCAGGGCGCGGAGATCGTCGACCCGTTCGATATTCCTAACTTCGAGGAAGTCACGGCGAAGATCGGCTGCGGCAACTTTCAAGCGGACTTGAACGCATATCTCGCGCGGCATGCCCCGAACGCGCAGTACCACAGCGCGCAGGAGATCTACGACTCGGGCCTCTATCTTCCGTCGGTCGAGGCCCGCTTCAAACGTGGGCTGGAGGCGCATCCGGGCCAGCCGAATCCGTGTCCCGACACCTGGCACGATGTGAAGAAGATCGCATTTCGCAAGGCCATGACGGACGCCATGGATGCGAACCATCTGGATGCCATTGTTTATCCGACGTGGAGCAATCCCCCGCGCAAGGTCGGCGACCTGAAGAGTTCGGGCGGCGATAACAACCAGGTACTCTCGCCCATGTCAGGCTTCCCTGCCATCACGGTGCCGATGGGCTTCACGCACGGGACGCTGCCCGCGGGACTCACCTTGCTTGGCCGCGCCTATACGGAGCCCATGCTGATCCGTTATGCCTATGCGTATGAGCAGGCCACCCATCATCGCCAACCCCCGGTTGCTTTTCCGCCTTTGCGTTAG
- a CDS encoding M28 family peptidase, whose product MRPFSVSGFVPAILLAASVLSAQQHPTPETAAWWAQTTALSNDRMEGRDTGSEAYDRAARYVADKFAAAGLKPAGENGTFFQSVPMREIALDPDGSSIAILHLQGPDTTLHFTSEVTMVPRGSMRLPVAPLVFTGYGLPLDGFDLKDKIAVFFNNIPAGLPAAERATFAARRMRALAESGAVAILSIDNPTGLEPFHWPAAYAKSVTLATTAVVPSQTPPVIRVNSANLEDLFPEDPHAWEILPAGIKGAPLPKLLPGTEARIRLSTYAKEIASPNILAILPGSDPALAPEYVALSAHLDGYGYGTAVLGDSVYNGTLDDAAYVALLLEMARDLKAHPPARSILFCIFTGEEKGLLGSAWFTAHPTVPVRQIVADLNLDQLRPIFPLKILTMEGIDDSTIGATARGIAASMGIELRADREPERNLYRRADNYNFSRVGVPIGSFIFGYNPGSAEEFIYRDWYTRRYHKPQDDLNTPINWAAAAKFNRFYQQLAVALANAPARPAWLASSPNAPKP is encoded by the coding sequence ATGCGTCCATTCTCTGTTTCAGGCTTTGTTCCAGCCATTCTGCTGGCAGCTTCGGTGCTGTCCGCGCAGCAGCATCCCACGCCGGAGACCGCCGCATGGTGGGCCCAGACGACGGCGCTCTCGAACGACCGGATGGAGGGTCGCGATACGGGCTCCGAGGCCTACGACCGCGCCGCGCGGTATGTCGCGGACAAATTCGCCGCTGCCGGACTGAAGCCGGCGGGAGAGAATGGCACGTTCTTCCAGAGCGTTCCGATGCGCGAGATCGCGCTCGATCCGGACGGTTCTTCGATCGCCATCCTGCACCTGCAGGGGCCGGACACAACGCTCCACTTCACGAGCGAGGTGACGATGGTGCCGCGCGGGAGTATGCGGCTACCCGTTGCTCCGCTGGTCTTTACGGGGTATGGGCTACCGCTCGATGGATTCGACCTCAAGGACAAGATCGCCGTCTTCTTCAACAACATTCCGGCAGGGCTTCCGGCGGCAGAGAGGGCGACGTTTGCGGCACGGCGGATGCGGGCTCTGGCGGAGTCGGGGGCGGTTGCGATTCTTTCGATCGACAACCCGACCGGGCTCGAGCCGTTTCACTGGCCCGCCGCGTATGCGAAATCGGTAACGCTCGCGACCACGGCTGTCGTTCCTAGCCAGACTCCTCCGGTGATTCGGGTGAACTCGGCGAACCTGGAAGACCTCTTTCCCGAAGACCCCCATGCATGGGAGATTTTGCCTGCGGGCATCAAGGGTGCTCCGCTTCCGAAGCTGCTGCCGGGCACGGAGGCGCGGATCAGGCTGTCGACGTATGCGAAGGAGATTGCTTCGCCGAATATCCTGGCGATTCTGCCCGGGTCCGATCCTGCGCTTGCGCCTGAGTATGTGGCGCTATCGGCGCATCTGGACGGCTACGGCTATGGCACAGCCGTGCTGGGAGACTCGGTGTACAACGGCACGCTGGACGATGCTGCCTATGTCGCGCTGCTGCTGGAGATGGCCAGGGACCTGAAGGCTCATCCCCCGGCGCGTTCGATCCTGTTCTGCATTTTTACGGGCGAGGAGAAGGGGCTGCTGGGCTCGGCGTGGTTTACGGCGCATCCCACGGTACCGGTGCGGCAGATCGTCGCGGACCTGAACCTCGACCAGCTTCGGCCGATCTTTCCGCTGAAAATTCTGACGATGGAGGGGATCGACGACTCGACGATTGGAGCCACCGCGCGGGGGATTGCCGCGTCCATGGGGATCGAGCTGCGAGCGGATCGCGAGCCGGAGCGTAACCTGTACCGGCGCGCAGATAACTACAACTTCTCCCGGGTGGGGGTGCCGATCGGGAGTTTCATCTTCGGCTACAACCCCGGTTCCGCGGAGGAGTTTATCTATCGCGACTGGTACACGCGCCGCTATCACAAGCCGCAGGACGACCTGAATACGCCCATCAACTGGGCTGCGGCCGCGAAGTTCAATCGGTTCTACCAGCAGCTTGCGGTGGCGCTGGCCAATGCTCCGGCGCGTCCGGCATGGCTGGCTTCCAGCCCCAACGCTCCGAAACCGTGA
- a CDS encoding MFS transporter — translation MASLLEKTSGKRIGIAVVLGVGVLVNYFDRVNLSVAHDALEHTFGISDVTFGWLLSSYSWTYAAMQIPCGSLLDRFGVRRVMIVAILLWALASGLATVAPTIVLLFAARFLLGIGEAPTFPANAKAVGLWFPSQERGVPTATFDAAAKLSIGLGTPILGLILLRYGLRANFATTAILSLAYAGLFAWVYRDPNPTESLQAAELEALPAEKVDFASLLRQPKVWGAALGSGAYNYCFYLLLTWLPFYLQRGLKMTAHNAVLWSAVPWLVAAAAGFGIGGMLVDRLIKRGVDPDTVRRSVLIGGTSCGLFVLAPAFLHEPRIVLLCLTIAISGLAAASPVVWTLPSLLAPPGATGRVGSLMNLANQIAGITAPIITGYISGWTHSFAGAFLLASIVLLCGIGSYIFLLGRIERMELAMA, via the coding sequence ATGGCGTCCCTCCTGGAAAAGACATCCGGCAAACGTATCGGTATCGCGGTCGTCCTCGGCGTAGGCGTCCTGGTCAACTACTTCGACCGCGTCAATCTCTCGGTCGCGCACGATGCGCTCGAACACACCTTCGGCATCTCCGACGTCACCTTCGGCTGGCTTCTCAGCTCCTACAGTTGGACCTACGCGGCCATGCAGATCCCCTGCGGCTCCCTGCTCGACCGCTTCGGCGTCCGCCGCGTCATGATCGTCGCGATCCTGCTCTGGGCACTCGCCTCGGGTCTCGCCACCGTCGCCCCCACCATCGTGCTGCTCTTCGCCGCCCGTTTCCTGCTCGGCATCGGCGAAGCCCCCACCTTCCCGGCCAACGCGAAGGCCGTCGGCCTGTGGTTTCCGTCGCAGGAACGCGGCGTTCCCACCGCGACCTTCGACGCCGCCGCCAAGCTCTCCATCGGCCTCGGAACACCCATCCTGGGCCTCATCCTGCTCCGCTACGGCCTGCGCGCCAACTTCGCCACGACAGCCATCCTCAGCCTCGCCTACGCCGGCCTCTTTGCCTGGGTCTACCGCGACCCCAACCCCACCGAATCCCTTCAGGCCGCGGAGCTCGAAGCCCTGCCTGCAGAAAAGGTCGACTTCGCCAGCCTTCTCCGCCAACCCAAGGTCTGGGGCGCAGCTCTCGGCTCCGGAGCCTACAACTACTGTTTCTACCTTCTGCTCACCTGGCTTCCGTTTTATCTCCAGCGCGGCCTCAAGATGACCGCCCACAACGCAGTTCTGTGGTCGGCCGTCCCCTGGCTCGTCGCCGCAGCGGCAGGCTTCGGCATCGGAGGCATGCTTGTCGACCGCCTCATCAAGCGCGGCGTCGATCCCGACACGGTGCGCCGCTCCGTCCTCATCGGCGGAACTTCCTGCGGGCTCTTCGTCCTCGCGCCGGCGTTCCTGCACGAGCCCCGTATCGTGCTCCTCTGCCTCACCATCGCGATCAGCGGCCTCGCCGCCGCCTCCCCGGTCGTCTGGACGCTGCCCTCGCTGCTCGCGCCCCCCGGAGCCACGGGACGCGTCGGCTCGCTGATGAACCTCGCCAACCAGATCGCCGGCATCACCGCTCCCATCATCACCGGCTACATCAGCGGATGGACACATTCCTTCGCCGGCGCCTTCCTCCTCGCCTCCATCGTTCTGCTCTGCGGCATCGGCAGCTACATCTTCCTGCTGGGCCGGATCGAACGGATGGAGCTAGCGATGGCTTAA
- a CDS encoding SDR family NAD(P)-dependent oxidoreductase — translation MIFDLTGKVALVTGTSRGLGQYFARALASAGADLILTSRDKATLEPFEAEIRALGRRTVSVSLDVTNEASIKSAVAEAEEAFGKIDILVNNAGMNIRKPALDVTWDDWNRILDTNLRGSFFVAQAVAKGMIERGYGRIINIGSVTAVAGYAGLGPYGASRGGIRQLTMSLADDWGKDGVTVNCLAPGWFKTAQNKIMYENQEWVEYLCDRIPLKRPGRPDDLDGPVVFLASEESRYVTGQTLLVDGGISGGATRALPSPKA, via the coding sequence ATGATCTTCGACCTGACGGGTAAGGTGGCGCTGGTTACGGGGACAAGCCGCGGATTGGGGCAGTACTTCGCGCGGGCGTTGGCTTCTGCCGGGGCGGATTTGATTTTGACGAGCCGGGACAAGGCTACGCTTGAGCCGTTTGAGGCGGAGATCAGGGCGCTGGGGCGGCGGACGGTTTCGGTGTCGCTCGATGTGACGAATGAAGCTTCGATCAAGTCCGCGGTAGCGGAGGCGGAAGAGGCCTTCGGGAAGATCGATATCCTGGTCAACAACGCTGGGATGAATATCCGCAAACCGGCGCTCGATGTGACGTGGGACGACTGGAACCGGATTCTTGACACGAACCTGCGCGGGAGTTTCTTTGTGGCGCAGGCGGTGGCGAAGGGGATGATCGAGCGCGGGTATGGGCGGATCATCAACATCGGCTCCGTGACGGCGGTGGCTGGTTACGCGGGACTTGGGCCGTATGGTGCCAGCCGCGGCGGCATCCGGCAATTGACCATGAGCCTTGCCGACGACTGGGGCAAGGATGGTGTGACGGTGAACTGTCTGGCCCCGGGCTGGTTCAAGACGGCGCAGAACAAGATCATGTACGAGAACCAGGAGTGGGTGGAGTATCTGTGCGACCGTATTCCGCTGAAGCGTCCAGGCAGGCCGGACGATCTCGATGGGCCCGTCGTCTTCCTCGCATCGGAGGAGAGCCGCTACGTGACCGGGCAGACGCTTCTGGTGGATGGAGGCATCTCCGGCGGGGCCACGCGTGCTCTGCCCAGCCCGAAGGCATGA
- a CDS encoding zinc-dependent alcohol dehydrogenase gives MKALLLSSYMNLEMADVPTPAIGSDEVLIRVEACGICGSDVHGFDGASGRRIPPIVMGHEAAGTIAAVGSDVTFWKAGDRVTFDSTVYCGHCAYCLKGQVNLCDNRQVVGVSCVDYRRHGAFAEFVSVPERILYRLPEELPFEEAAMIEAVSVALHAVRVSEFKAGETALVLGAGMIGTLVVQSLRVAGASQIFVADPDASRLEGAVRSGATTTIHLAEGKPDAPAVVMEKVPGGIDHVFEAVGIGATVKAAVQATRKGGTITLVGNIASMVELPLQLVVTREIRLQGTAASAGEYPRAIELLASKQIDVTPLISDVQPLSKGAEAFDRLYKKEPNLIKIVLTPDAVETA, from the coding sequence ATGAAAGCGCTGCTGCTCTCCTCCTATATGAATCTTGAGATGGCCGACGTTCCCACGCCGGCGATTGGGTCCGATGAAGTGCTGATTCGCGTGGAAGCGTGCGGGATCTGCGGGTCGGACGTGCATGGTTTCGACGGGGCTTCCGGGCGGCGCATTCCGCCGATCGTGATGGGGCATGAGGCCGCGGGGACGATTGCGGCGGTCGGCTCCGACGTGACGTTTTGGAAGGCTGGCGACCGGGTTACGTTCGATTCGACCGTGTACTGCGGGCATTGCGCGTACTGCCTGAAGGGGCAGGTGAACCTGTGCGACAACCGCCAGGTGGTGGGGGTTTCGTGCGTGGACTACAGGCGGCACGGGGCGTTCGCGGAGTTTGTCTCGGTGCCGGAGAGGATTCTGTACCGGCTGCCGGAGGAGCTGCCGTTTGAAGAGGCGGCGATGATCGAGGCGGTATCGGTCGCGCTGCATGCGGTGCGGGTTTCGGAGTTCAAGGCGGGTGAGACGGCGCTGGTGCTTGGTGCGGGAATGATCGGCACGCTCGTGGTGCAATCCCTGCGGGTGGCGGGGGCTTCGCAGATCTTTGTGGCGGACCCCGATGCGAGCCGTCTGGAAGGCGCGGTGCGGTCGGGGGCTACGACGACGATTCATCTTGCGGAGGGAAAGCCGGATGCTCCAGCGGTGGTGATGGAGAAGGTTCCCGGCGGGATCGACCATGTCTTTGAGGCGGTGGGGATTGGCGCGACCGTGAAGGCGGCGGTGCAGGCCACGCGCAAGGGCGGGACGATTACGCTGGTGGGGAATATTGCTTCGATGGTGGAGCTTCCGCTGCAGCTTGTGGTGACGCGGGAGATCCGGCTGCAGGGCACGGCTGCCTCGGCGGGAGAGTATCCGCGGGCGATCGAGCTGCTGGCGTCGAAGCAGATCGATGTGACGCCGCTGATCTCGGATGTGCAGCCGCTCTCAAAGGGGGCGGAGGCGTTTGACCGGCTGTATAAGAAGGAGCCGAACCTCATCAAGATCGTCCTGACTCCGGACGCGGTGGAGACGGCATGA
- a CDS encoding Tex family protein — translation MTEAKPLSPEILLHIAKLLDVPLSSLSATIALLDEGGTVPFIARYRKEATGALDEIKIRDIEEKLGYFRDLVSRRETILASIGEQGKLTDDLRKRIEATFDKGELEDLYLPYRPKRRTKATIARERGLEPLADYLWSQQATEQPLLDYAATFVSEEKQVASINEALEGARHIVAERIADHADVRKALRTLLHDEGVIVARKAMDAQDPQEKFKMYYDYREPVKAIPSHRMLAIRRGEAESVLYFLIEMEPERATGIIRKHVLAAPGDWTPQLELAIDDSWNRLLSSSIQSELRLELKKRSDLDAIQVFRDNLNNLLLAPPAGPIAVLGLDPGLRTGCKVAVVDETGKFLAHDVIYPHTGQTAKANQTLKQLMRQHPVRAIAIGNGTASRETDAFVRDFLAEEKLTDIFKVMVSESGASVYSASDVARQEFPDLDLTVRGAISIARRLQDPLSELVKVDPKSIGVGQYQHDVDQRQLQQSLEATIESCVNKVGVDLNTSSWTLLRYVSGITERMALNIVEFRNQNGRFTSRAQLKKVTGVGAKTFEQAAGFLRIRGGDQPLDSTAVHPESYAVVEQIAATIGAKIPDLIANPHLLDGVDRKKLSAGTFTLNDILEELRKPGRDPRDKFVAPSFHEGVREIGDVQPGMVLEGVVTNVTKFGAFVDIGVHQDGLVHISELSNRYIKDPNEAVKAGQIVKVKVLTADLVSKRIALSMKALMVPSGAPTPTGPRPPQNKPRPQQAAPKPAPPQTMEDKLAALSNRWKVR, via the coding sequence ATGACCGAAGCAAAGCCCCTTTCCCCCGAAATTCTCCTGCACATTGCAAAGCTGCTCGATGTCCCCCTGAGCTCCCTCTCGGCAACCATCGCCCTGCTCGACGAGGGCGGCACCGTGCCGTTCATCGCCCGCTACCGCAAGGAGGCGACCGGAGCCCTCGACGAGATCAAGATCCGCGACATCGAAGAAAAACTCGGCTACTTCCGCGACCTCGTCAGCCGCCGCGAGACCATCCTCGCCTCCATCGGCGAGCAGGGCAAGCTCACCGACGACCTCCGCAAGCGCATCGAGGCCACCTTCGACAAGGGCGAGCTCGAAGACCTCTACCTGCCCTACCGCCCCAAGCGCCGCACCAAGGCCACCATCGCCCGCGAGCGCGGCCTCGAGCCCCTCGCCGACTACCTCTGGTCCCAGCAGGCCACCGAACAGCCCCTCCTCGACTACGCCGCCACCTTCGTCAGCGAAGAAAAGCAGGTCGCCTCCATCAACGAGGCTCTCGAAGGCGCTCGCCACATCGTCGCCGAGCGCATCGCGGACCACGCCGACGTCCGCAAGGCCCTGCGCACCCTCCTGCACGACGAAGGCGTCATCGTGGCCCGCAAGGCGATGGACGCACAGGATCCCCAGGAAAAGTTCAAGATGTACTACGACTACCGCGAGCCGGTAAAAGCCATCCCCTCGCATCGCATGCTCGCCATCCGCCGCGGCGAGGCCGAATCCGTCCTCTACTTCCTCATCGAGATGGAGCCCGAGCGCGCCACCGGCATCATTCGCAAGCACGTCCTCGCCGCCCCCGGCGACTGGACCCCGCAGCTCGAACTTGCCATCGACGACTCCTGGAACCGCCTCCTCTCGTCCTCCATCCAGAGCGAGCTCCGCCTCGAACTCAAGAAGCGCTCCGATCTCGACGCCATCCAGGTCTTCCGCGACAACCTCAACAACCTCCTCCTCGCCCCGCCCGCCGGACCCATCGCCGTCCTCGGCCTCGATCCCGGCCTGCGCACCGGATGCAAGGTCGCCGTCGTCGACGAGACCGGCAAGTTCCTCGCCCACGACGTCATCTACCCTCATACCGGCCAGACCGCCAAGGCCAACCAGACCCTCAAGCAGCTCATGCGCCAGCACCCGGTCCGGGCCATCGCCATCGGCAACGGCACCGCCTCCCGCGAAACCGACGCCTTCGTCCGCGACTTCCTCGCCGAAGAAAAACTCACCGACATCTTCAAGGTCATGGTGTCGGAGTCCGGCGCCAGCGTCTACTCCGCATCCGACGTAGCCCGCCAGGAGTTCCCCGACCTCGATCTCACCGTCCGTGGAGCCATCTCCATCGCCCGCCGCCTCCAGGACCCCTTGTCCGAGCTCGTCAAGGTCGACCCCAAATCCATCGGCGTCGGCCAGTACCAGCACGACGTCGACCAGCGCCAGCTCCAGCAATCCCTTGAAGCCACCATCGAAAGCTGCGTCAACAAGGTCGGCGTCGATCTCAACACGTCCTCCTGGACGCTCCTCCGCTACGTCTCCGGCATCACCGAGCGCATGGCGCTCAACATCGTCGAGTTCCGCAACCAGAACGGCCGCTTCACCTCCCGCGCCCAGCTCAAGAAGGTGACCGGAGTCGGCGCAAAGACCTTCGAGCAGGCCGCCGGCTTCCTCCGCATCCGCGGCGGCGACCAGCCGCTCGATTCCACCGCCGTCCACCCGGAAAGCTACGCCGTCGTCGAGCAGATCGCCGCAACCATCGGCGCGAAGATCCCCGACCTCATCGCCAACCCGCACCTCCTCGACGGCGTCGACCGCAAAAAACTCTCCGCCGGAACCTTTACCCTCAACGACATCCTCGAAGAGCTCCGCAAGCCAGGCCGCGACCCCCGCGACAAGTTCGTTGCCCCCAGCTTCCACGAGGGCGTCCGCGAGATCGGCGACGTGCAGCCCGGCATGGTGCTCGAAGGCGTCGTCACCAACGTCACCAAGTTCGGCGCGTTCGTCGACATCGGCGTCCACCAGGACGGCCTCGTCCACATCTCCGAGCTCTCCAACCGCTACATCAAAGACCCCAACGAGGCCGTCAAGGCGGGCCAGATCGTCAAGGTCAAGGTCCTCACCGCCGACCTCGTCTCCAAGCGCATCGCCCTCTCCATGAAGGCCCTGATGGTTCCCTCCGGAGCCCCCACGCCCACCGGTCCGCGCCCCCCGCAGAACAAGCCCCGGCCCCAGCAGGCCGCACCCAAACCGGCCCCGCCGCAGACCATGGAAGACAAACTAGCCGCTCTCTCCAACCGCTGGAAGGTGCGCTAG